The following are encoded together in the Chiloscyllium plagiosum isolate BGI_BamShark_2017 chromosome 1, ASM401019v2, whole genome shotgun sequence genome:
- the tspan36 gene encoding tetraspanin 36: MFVIGVIGCCSTLRESRFGLGLFMIVLLIIFAAEVSAFVLGFVYKGKVHEGVDSTMTAVFSKYDGKNAESKTVNYLQEQMACCGLKNYTYWNTTNWFIKGNQTYPLSCCKHQFSNCTGSPSHPELLNTAGCEMKLETGLESILSYAMLVILGFAIIKFFGMISICVIGCRQKQMDYQPLPSGIYA, translated from the exons ATGTTTGTTATTGGTGTTATTGGATGCTGCTCAACTCTGAGGGAATCTCGCTTTGGATTGGGATTG TTTATGATTGTACTGTTGATCATCTTTGCTGCCGAAGTGTCTGCCTTTGTTCTGGGATTTGTCTACAAAGGAAAG GTGCATGAAGGTGTGGATTCAACTATGACTGCTGTCTTTTCAAAATATGATGGCAAGAATGCTGAGAGCAAGACTGTGAACTACTTGCAGGAACAG ATGGCATGCTGTGGGTTGAAAAACTACACCTATTGGAATACCACTAATTGGTTCATCAAGGGCAACCAGACTTACCCCCTCAGCTGCTGCAAGCATCAATTCTCCAACTGCACAGGAAGCCCAAGTCATCCTGAGCTCCTCAATACAGCA GGATGTGAGATGAAGTTGGAGACTGGCCTTGAATCCATTCTGAGTTATGCCATGCTAGTTATCCTGGGATTTGCCATAATCAAG TTTTTTGGAATGATCAGCATTTGTGTGATTGGCTGCAGACAAAAACAGATGGATTACCAACCACTTCCTTCTGGAATATATGCATGA
- the LOC122561846 gene encoding uncharacterized protein C18orf25-like, with translation MKINYLLCLFSDGPPVIAHYDISDTNSDPDVLNVDSLLAAAAVQEQFSFGHHEFKVNTVRNRGLLEQCIAGQGEESFIVNDSSGFSVPLKEEIQIASSDSEVEIVGIQEDTRC, from the exons ATGAAAATTAATTATCTGTTGTGTTTGTTCTCAGATGGACCTCCAGTGATAGCACACTATGATATTTCTGACACTAACTCCGACCCAGATGTTCTGAACGTCGACAGTCTTCTTGCAGCTGCTGCTGTTCAGGAGCAATTCTCTTTTGGACATCATGAGTTTAAAGTGAACACTGTTAGAAACCGAGGACTGTTGGAACAATGCATTGCAG GTCAAGGAGAAGAGAGCTTCATAGTTAATGACTCTTCAGGTTTCTCTGTACCATTAAAAGAAGAAATCCAAATtgcctcctctgatagtgaggtCGAAATTGTAGGAATTCAAGAAGATACAAG